CCGTGAGAAATGAGCAGATTCTTTATCTATTTGCTATTAGATGGTTTGTTTTTTTGCAAATAATCAAGAATGCCCATTGCTGATACTGCTGTATCAAAAGGAATCGTTTGATAGACGGGATGGTTTTCTGCAATACCATTTCGCTGTAGATATTGATGTAAAAGTGCTTGCAATCTCGTATCTAATAATTTAGCTTGCTGTGCTAAAGTACCAGGTGAAGCTAGTGCCTTTTCTCCTTCAACTAAAAACAACGGCGTCCAGTAGCGAACTTGACGATAGGCTTCTATTGGGTTTTGATAGGCACCGTAATGACCGAAATACAATTCCTGAACATTAAGTTTTTCATATAATTGAATCGATTGCTCCATCGTATCTGGATCATACTGATTCGGAGAAGTTGAAGGGATAATTAAATCAATTGCTTCATCAGCCAACTCTGGATAACAGACACCTGTTGTATCACCTACAAACATTCCATTCGTCGCAGAGTAATGCATGGATACGTGATGTTTAGCATGACCTTCCGTATGGTAAAAAGTTAGTTGATGATTGCCTAACGATAAAATATCGCCATGCCCAGCTTCCATAATCCGTTCAGGCGCAACCGGTACGATTGGGTCAAAGAGGCGATGGAATTCTTGACCATATACAGCCTTTGCACTTGCAATTAGGCGTGTTGGGTCAATCATATGCCCAGCACCACGGGGGTGTACGACTAATTTTGCTTTCGGGCAACTTTGAAGAAAAAGACCAGCGCCGCCTGCATGATCTAAATGAATATGTGTAACGATGACATAGTCAATATCATCTAGTGTAATTTGCAATTCATTTAAACCTTCTATTATATAGGGCACGGAAGGACTTGCAGATGTTTCAATCAACGCAATTTTCTCATCGATAAGTAAATAAGCGCTTGTGCGTTCCTTCCGATTCAAATCGTGCGTATCAATGCAAAAAAAGTTTGGTGCTATTTTTTGTGCTCTCTCCATTAAAAAATCTCCCTTCTGAATAGAAAAAAGCTAAATTTTCTCTAAAATACCTTTTTTGTCTATAAAAAGTAATGTTTATACTTTATAATAATAGAAAAACAAACTGAATGTCCATTCATTTTTTAGGAGGGAACTATAATGGAGGTCAATATTCGCTATGATACACGTAAAGTGCACCGTGTTAATGTAGCCATCATTTCAATTTTAGCTATTCTTATTTGTGGGCCAATGATACTTACAAAAGGAATGATGTTCTTATTTATTGGTTTAGCGGTAATTGCTTGCGCTTTATGTAATTATTTTTTACCAATCAAAACATATATTAAAGGGTTTATATTTGGCATGATTCCATCTAGTATCGTTTTTACATTGTTTTTACTAGATAGTTTTTCATTGAACAAGCATTATATTTTACTATGTACAATTGCCATTATTGCGTTGTACTTTAAAAAGGAACTAATTATCTTTTTTGGGATCATACTAAACGTAAGCTTCGTGATTTTATATGTAGTGAAATCGGACTCACTATTGGGTCCTTTTAACGATATTATTGTATTCGTTACATTATTAGCCATTACCAATGGCGTTATTATTGTTTTCTTTCTACTGGCTAAATGGGGAAATGAGCTACTTACACATGCAGCGGCGCAGCAAAATGAAGTAAAAGCTTCGCTCGCTCAACTACAGATGACCTTCAATCAAATTGAACAAAGTAGCTATAGATTAGATGAGCATATTACTCGTTTTCAACAAACTATGTACAGTATTTCGGGGTCAAGTAAGCAAATATTGCAAGCAACTGAAGATATCGCAGCGAGTATTCAACAGGAAGCCTCAAGTTTACAAATGATTCATGGTACAATGAAGGAATCCGTACAATTTGTCAATAAAACCTTTTCCATATCACAGGATACGGTAGCGAAATCTAGTAATCTCCAACATGAAGTATTAGCAGGGTGGGGCAAAATGCAAGAGGCGATGGCTCAAATGAGTGTTATGAACAATGCAATCGGTTCAACTGCCGAGACCGTCCAAGCATTGCAACAAAGTTTGCACACAGTTGATAACTTGTTGAAAGGCATCCAACATATAGCAGAACAGACGAACTTACTTGCATTAAATGCCACGATTGAAGCTGCTAGAGCAGGCGAGCAAGGAAAGGGATTTGCTGTTGTCGCTGAAGAGGTACGGAAATTGGCAGAAGAAAGTGCGGCCATTACGGTTAGTATTACAAATGTAACTAAAACAATATTCGAAAAATCAACGGAAGCTCAACAACGTTCGAATGATGGAGAACAAGCACTACAATATGGTGAATTGCTGTTGCAGGATGTCAGCCATTTCTTTAACGTTTTAAAAGATACCTTTGCTATAACCAATACGGATTTAACAAGTGGTATGAATGAATTAAGTAGTGCCATTTTGCAGTTTGAAAAAATTCAAGAACAAATTGAAAAGTTGAATGAGATGACGGAGGAAAATGCTGCTTCTACTAGTGATATTTTACTTTCGGTTGAGGACGAACATCACATGCTTGAAATGATGACTAGTACAACCGATCAAATACAAGAGCTTAGTATGGCGTTAAAGTCTTTGGTCACAAAGGAAACTGTATCGAACTAAATGGATTGATTTTCCTTTATTATTTGGTGCTTTGAGGGTTCAATCCCTGTATTTTTATAGTAAACAACTAATTTTATTATTGTTGCAAACTTAATGTGCATAGTTTTTAAAAAAATGTCTAAAATAAAACAGGCCGAAATATGTCATTTTCGTCACAAATTCGCTCATTCATGTAAAATAAATAAAAGACATCACTTGTCATAAGAAATACTTATTGAAAAAGATAATATTAATGTAATTTACTTATGAATATAAATACGTTATTATGGGTGGTGGAGAAAAGATGCTTTACATAGGCCTTTTCAAAAAGATATTTAGGGGGATCCGCAAATGGCACAAGGTAATTTACACAACAGCCGCGCATCATTCGAAGTTAATGGTAAAACTTACAATTACTATGACTTAGCTGCGATTGAAAAAGCTGGCGTTGCAAAAGTTTCAAACCTTCCTTACTCAATCAAAGTATTATTAGAATCAGTTT
This DNA window, taken from Lysinibacillus sp. FSL M8-0337, encodes the following:
- a CDS encoding MBL fold metallo-hydrolase, whose product is MERAQKIAPNFFCIDTHDLNRKERTSAYLLIDEKIALIETSASPSVPYIIEGLNELQITLDDIDYVIVTHIHLDHAGGAGLFLQSCPKAKLVVHPRGAGHMIDPTRLIASAKAVYGQEFHRLFDPIVPVAPERIMEAGHGDILSLGNHQLTFYHTEGHAKHHVSMHYSATNGMFVGDTTGVCYPELADEAIDLIIPSTSPNQYDPDTMEQSIQLYEKLNVQELYFGHYGAYQNPIEAYRQVRYWTPLFLVEGEKALASPGTLAQQAKLLDTRLQALLHQYLQRNGIAENHPVYQTIPFDTAVSAMGILDYLQKNKPSNSK
- a CDS encoding methyl-accepting chemotaxis protein, with translation MEVNIRYDTRKVHRVNVAIISILAILICGPMILTKGMMFLFIGLAVIACALCNYFLPIKTYIKGFIFGMIPSSIVFTLFLLDSFSLNKHYILLCTIAIIALYFKKELIIFFGIILNVSFVILYVVKSDSLLGPFNDIIVFVTLLAITNGVIIVFFLLAKWGNELLTHAAAQQNEVKASLAQLQMTFNQIEQSSYRLDEHITRFQQTMYSISGSSKQILQATEDIAASIQQEASSLQMIHGTMKESVQFVNKTFSISQDTVAKSSNLQHEVLAGWGKMQEAMAQMSVMNNAIGSTAETVQALQQSLHTVDNLLKGIQHIAEQTNLLALNATIEAARAGEQGKGFAVVAEEVRKLAEESAAITVSITNVTKTIFEKSTEAQQRSNDGEQALQYGELLLQDVSHFFNVLKDTFAITNTDLTSGMNELSSAILQFEKIQEQIEKLNEMTEENAASTSDILLSVEDEHHMLEMMTSTTDQIQELSMALKSLVTKETVSN